One Coffea arabica cultivar ET-39 chromosome 5c, Coffea Arabica ET-39 HiFi, whole genome shotgun sequence DNA window includes the following coding sequences:
- the LOC113690071 gene encoding uncharacterized protein yields MVIARGLPRCFPYRLIYNQRSLWVKRRQRKSILRPCSVKKLLSHSREEHEREKEHEHAVSKDEERKKDMAKARKEEAKAGDSEDILPGIPPVPSSNHPKSGVVFVLEKASLVPAYVGRTYEILNPDKHADFLRKKNMNPYDYRPDIVHEILVDILGSRLNMAGMVQAVFVKTDLGHLIKIKPHVRIPPTLGKFCAMMSQLLQKFSIKARGGGEKLMQLIENPLVKHLPVNSRIIGLSVSSPKAVRLRDYVDDVGNDCTPVFVIGAMAHGKINDDYTDDLISVSALPLSAGACVRRICYELERKWRIL; encoded by the exons ATGGTTATTGCACGTGGATTGCCTCGATGTTTTCCTTATCGACTTATCTATAATCAGCGGAGTCTTTG ggTAAAAAGAAGACAGAGGAAAAGCATATTGCGTCCTTGTTCAGTGAAGAAGCTTCTAAGTCATTCTAGAGAAGAGCATGAACGAGAGAAAGAACATGAACATGCTGTCAGCAAAGATGAGGAGAGGAAGAAAGACATGGCAAAAGCCAGAAAAGAGGAGGCAAAAGCTGGTGACTCTGAGGATATACTTCCGGGAATTCCACCAGTGCCTTCGAGCAACCATCCAAAATCTGGTGTAGTGTTTGTTCTTGAAAAAGCTTCACTTGTGCCTGCTTATGTTGGCAGG acatatgagatattgaatccCGACAAGCATGCTGATTTTTTAAGGAAGAAGAACATGAATCCTTATGATTACAGACCTGATATTGTCCATGAG ATTCTCGTTGATATATTGGGCAGCCGACTTAATATGGCTGGTATGGTTCAGGCTGTGTTCGTTAAAACTGATCTTGGGCATCTTATCAAAATCAAGCCACATGTTCGCATACCGCCGACATTGGGCAAATTTTGTGCTATGATGT CCCAGTTATTGCAGAAGTTTAGTATCAAAGCTAGGGGTGGGGGTGAGAAACTAATGCAGTTGATTGAGAACCCTTTGGTCAAGCATTTGCCTGTTAATTCTCGAATAATAG GGCTCTCTGTTAGTTCGCCAAAGGCTGTAAGGTTGCGCGACTATGTTGATGATGTAGGCAATGATTGCACTCCTGTATTCGTG ATTGGTGCCATGGCTCATGGGAAAATTAATGATGACTACACAGATGATCTTATATCAG TTTCTGCACTTCCCTTGAGTGCGGGTGCCTGTGTGAGACGTATATGCTACGAATTGGAGAGGAAATGGAGGATATTATAG